TCTCCGCCAAGGATTTGCACGGCTCGATCGGCCACTTCGGACGCCATCTCGGTGCAGTAGAGCTTCGCGGCGGAGATCCGTTCGCGAGGCGGCGCGCCGCGGTCGAATTCGCGGGCGCAGTCAAGGACTAGGGCGCGTCCGGCTTCCAGTTCGGCGTAGCTGCGGCCCAGCATGGCCTGGATCGCGCCGAACTCGGCGATCGGCTGGCCGAACTGGGTGCGCCGCGCGGCGTGCCGGCTGGCTTCGGCCAGCAGCCGGGTGGCTTGTCCGACCGCGGTGGCCGCGACGTGGGTGCGTGCGTGGTTGATGCCGCGCAGGGCTTGCCGTAGTCCGTCGCCTTCCTCTCCGCCGAGAAGCGCTTCCGAGCCGACCCGCACGTCGTTCAGTTCGATTTCGGCGATGGGGCCTTCGGCGTGCCCGTTCATCGCGGCGGGCAGCCGGGTGCGCACTCCGGGAGCGGTCCGGTCCACGAAGAACGCCGAAAGCGCCGTCTGGTCGTCGCCGGTGCGGGCGAAGACCAGCAGGACGTCGGCCCACGCGCCGTTGGTGATGTACCGCTTGCGTCCATTGAGGACATATCCGTCGCCGGTCCGGCGGGCGGTGGTGCGCACCGCGGTGGCATCGGAGCCGGCGTCGTCCTCGGTGAGCGCGAACGCGGCCACGCACGAGCCGTTGGCCATCGCTTCGAGGTAGCGTCGCCGCTGCCGGTCGGTGCCGTGGGC
This sequence is a window from Amycolatopsis benzoatilytica AK 16/65. Protein-coding genes within it:
- a CDS encoding acyl-CoA dehydrogenase family protein, whose protein sequence is MISAEIRALSFADYLQRIREFTNEELVSNEVAMVRAGSVPDRLVARMAELGLCGMTLPREYGGLGWTVAQQVRLTFEFTRASVVYRSRFSTTIGLVSQALLAHGTDRQRRRYLEAMANGSCVAAFALTEDDAGSDATAVRTTARRTGDGYVLNGRKRYITNGAWADVLLVFARTGDDQTALSAFFVDRTAPGVRTRLPAAMNGHAEGPIAEIELNDVRVGSEALLGGEEGDGLRQALRGINHARTHVAATAVGQATRLLAEASRHAARRTQFGQPIAEFGAIQAMLGRSYAELEAGRALVLDCAREFDRGAPPRERISAAKLYCTEMASEVADRAVQILGGEGIAGDGPVPRMWRDVRALRIYEGTSQIHERNLARALPGLLDAS